The DNA region CGCGCAAAAGCGATCTTCGATGACCCATTGCCGGAAGTTCTCGTGCGTGACCGGGGCTGCGTCCTCGATCCCGAGGTCCCGCGCGAGAGCGAGCTCACTGGGACCGGTGGCGGGCACGATGCAGTCCACCATGGCATTGGGGAAGGATGCGTTGGCCTCGATCCAGCCCGCAAGATCCGGATCGGCCATCCGGGCAAGCCCGACGACCGTCTGTTTCAGCACGTCGCCATTGTGCTGAAGATTGTCACAGCACTGTCCGGTGAAGGCGCTCTCCCCCGCGTCCCGCCTGCGTCTGAGGGCCTCCACCATGGCGCCAAACGCGGTGCGCGGTGACCGCGGGTGCTCCGCGTCGTGCATGATGTCGGGATGCGTGGTGTCGAGGGCGCCATGCCCATCGCGGTAGTATCCGCCTTCCGTCACCGTCAGCGCCACGATGCGGATCTCGGAGCGTGCCATCATGTCGATCAGGGCGCCATGCCCTTCCTCGATCGGAAGAAAGTCGATCATCGCGCCCGTCACTTCCGTCGACGTGCTCGACGGGTCGAGCTCGATGAGCGTGGTCAGGCAATCCTGAGATGTGAGGCGCTCGCGCATGGCAGCGTCAGCGGGTCTCACACCGGCGCCGATGATCGCCCAGTCGAGCGCCTTGCCCTCCTGCATGAGTCGGTGGAGGTACCACGCCTGATGCGCCCGGTGAAAATTGCCGAGGCCGATATGCACAATGCCCGGTGTGAGGCGCGAGCGATCGTAGCGCGGTACGAGGACCTCCGCGGGCAGATTGCCGAGGTTCGCGTCGCTGAGTTTGACCGGGCCCTCTGCCATCAGCTCATCCAATTACCGCCATCCACACCGAAGGTCTGGGCGACGATATAGTCGGCCTCCGGGGTCGCGAGGAAGACTGCCATGCCTGCCAGGTCCTGCGCGGTACCCATGCGCCCGAAGGGCACGGCCGCGCCGACCTCTTTTTTCTTCTGACCGGGCGCCTTGCCTTCGTATTTGGCAAAGAAGGCATCGACCCCGTCCCAATGCTCGCCATCCACGACGCCGGGCGCAATGGCGTTGACGTTGATGCCGTGGCGAATGAGGTCGAGCCCGGCGGATTGCGTGAGCGAGATCACGGCGGCCTTGGAGGCGCAATAGACGGCGACGAGGGGCTCTCCCCTTCGGCCTGCCTGGCTCGCCATGTTGATGATCGTGCCCTTGGTCCCGTGCTTGATCATGTGCCGCGCGACGGCCTGAAGGGTGAAAAGCGTCCCGGCGACATTGATGTCGAAGACGCGGGCATAATCGGCGCGCTCGATGTCCACGATCGGCGCCGCCGTGAAGAGCGCTGCATTGTTGACCAGAATGTCCACGGGCCCGAACGTTGCCTCGCTCTGCGCGATCGCGGCCTCGATGCTCCGAGGATCCGTGACGTCCATCTCCACCGCGTGGGCGGCCTCGCCGATCTCCGCGGCCGTTGCCTCTGCCCGGAGCACGTCGATATCCCCGATCACGACGCGCGCGCCTTCCCTCACATAGGCTTCCGCAAAGCTTCGACCGATGCCGCGGGCGGCGCCCGTGATGAGCGCTGTCTTTCCAGCGAGCCGCATATCAGGCGAGCCGCAGCCCGTCAGGACCAAAGCGGTGGATCTCGTCGTGGCGCGGTGAGAGGTGGATCGTGTCCCCATGGCGGAGGCTCACATCCCCGATGGCGCGCACGGTGAGTGTCTCGGCGAGGCCAGTGTTGTGGATGTGAAAGAACGTGTCCGACCCGAGATGCTCGGCCACGCCCACGGTGCCCGACCATTCCCCGCCATCTTGCACGACGTCGATATGCTCCGGGCGGATGCCGATGGTTTGAGCGCCATGGCTTTTTGCCGCCTCCCCGGTGATGAGGTTCATCTTGGGCGACCCGATGAACCCGGCGACGAAGAGATTGCGGGGCGTCCGGTATAGCTCCAGCGGGCTGCCGACCTGTTCGATGACCCCGGCCTGCAGCACGACGATCTTGTCGGCCATCGTCATGGCTTCCACCTGGTCGTGGGTCACGTAGATCATCGTCGTCTTGAGGCGCTCGTGAAGCTCGCTGATCTCGAGCCGCATGCCCACGCGCAGGGCCGCGTCGAGATTGGAGAGGGGCTCGTCGAAGAGGAAGGCCGCGGGCTCTCGCACGATGGCGCGCCCGATCGCCACGCGCTGCCTCTGGCCGCCCGAGAGCTGGCCCGGGCGCCGGTCGAGGTAGTCGGTGAGATTGAGGACGGCTGCGGCACCCTCCACCCGCCTCGTGATTTCGGAGGGGTCGAGCTTGGCCATGCGCAGCGGAAAGGCGATGTTCTTGCGGACACTCATATGCGGGTAGAGCGCATAGGACTGGAAGACCATGGCGAGCCCCCGCCGTGCCGGGACGACGGATGTGGCGTCTTTGCCGTCGATCTCGATGGCGCCGGTGGTGATGTCCTCGAGGCCCGCGATGAGCCTGAGAAGCGTGGACTTGCCGCATCCGGA from Pseudomonadota bacterium includes:
- a CDS encoding mannitol dehydrogenase family protein — encoded protein: MAEGPVKLSDANLGNLPAEVLVPRYDRSRLTPGIVHIGLGNFHRAHQAWYLHRLMQEGKALDWAIIGAGVRPADAAMRERLTSQDCLTTLIELDPSSTSTEVTGAMIDFLPIEEGHGALIDMMARSEIRIVALTVTEGGYYRDGHGALDTTHPDIMHDAEHPRSPRTAFGAMVEALRRRRDAGESAFTGQCCDNLQHNGDVLKQTVVGLARMADPDLAGWIEANASFPNAMVDCIVPATGPSELALARDLGIEDAAPVTHENFRQWVIEDRFCAGRPPWEDAGATLTNDVHLYETMKIRMLNAGHQMLANVGELLGAPTIAACMADDDIAAFFRKAQSEEVAPYVAAVPGMTPLEYLKLIERRFANDKIHDTTRRVAFDGSSRHPGFVLPILRDAIAAGGSVEGLALTEALWARMCAGTSEDGRVIEPNDPHWDALQKAAERARGAPRAWIEQRHVYDELAKNRGFADHFCDWLEMIWNDGSRAAITRYAQAGSA
- a CDS encoding L-iditol 2-dehydrogenase; translation: MRLAGKTALITGAARGIGRSFAEAYVREGARVVIGDIDVLRAEATAAEIGEAAHAVEMDVTDPRSIEAAIAQSEATFGPVDILVNNAALFTAAPIVDIERADYARVFDINVAGTLFTLQAVARHMIKHGTKGTIINMASQAGRRGEPLVAVYCASKAAVISLTQSAGLDLIRHGINVNAIAPGVVDGEHWDGVDAFFAKYEGKAPGQKKKEVGAAVPFGRMGTAQDLAGMAVFLATPEADYIVAQTFGVDGGNWMS
- a CDS encoding ABC transporter ATP-binding protein, whose protein sequence is MGQIQLNQVTKSFGDVEVIPPLDLTIEDGEFTVFVGPSGCGKSTLLRLIAGLEDITTGAIEIDGKDATSVVPARRGLAMVFQSYALYPHMSVRKNIAFPLRMAKLDPSEITRRVEGAAAVLNLTDYLDRRPGQLSGGQRQRVAIGRAIVREPAAFLFDEPLSNLDAALRVGMRLEISELHERLKTTMIYVTHDQVEAMTMADKIVVLQAGVIEQVGSPLELYRTPRNLFVAGFIGSPKMNLITGEAAKSHGAQTIGIRPEHIDVVQDGGEWSGTVGVAEHLGSDTFFHIHNTGLAETLTVRAIGDVSLRHGDTIHLSPRHDEIHRFGPDGLRLA